GGAGGTCGTGGTAAACAAATGCCTCAATCCCTTAATAGAGCTTATAATGACTTAAAGCCTATTGGTTCGTCAACTAAACCATTGACTGTGTATGGACCTGGGATTGATAAAAAAATAATAACAGCCGCTACCCCTATAGATGATGCTCCATTACCTGATGACTTTAGCAATAAATATAAAACTGGTAATGAACCTTATAATCCTTTAAATTCTCCAAATGAATATGCTGGACTTATGACTGCAAGAGAAGCACTTACTCATTCGAAAAATACTGCTGCAGTACTTATGGAGGATAAGATTGGATTAAAAACAGGTGTTTCTTATGGTGAAAAGTTAGGTTTAAAATATAATTCTGCTTCAAAAGCTTCTATTGCCTCTGTAGCATTAGGCCAATTTAATAATAATCCTAATGATCGAGATGGAGGAAATACAAGTATTTTAGCTGCAGCTTATGGTTCTTTTGGTAATGATGGTATATATACAAAACCAGTATTATATACAAAAGTGGTTGATTCTAATGGTAAAGTTTTACTTGATAACACTACTCCTAAACAAACTAAAGTATTTTCACCTCAAGCAGCATATATTTTATACGATATGCTAAAAGGTCCAGTAAATGAATATAATGCTACTGGAGCAAAATGGGGAGATATGCCTGTTGCAGGTAAAACTGGTACTACATCAAATTCAACAGATTTATGGTTTGGTGGACTTTCAGCTTATTATTCAGGTGCTGTTTGGGTTGGTTATGATAAACCTACAAAACTACAAGGTAGTTCTAGTGGTTGTGCCAGCATTTGGGGAAAATTAATGGCTAAAGCTCATGAAAACCTAGAAGTAAAAGATGTTCAAGAACCTAGTGGTATAGTAAATGTTAGTGTTTGTAAGGATTCTGGTTTACTTCCTAGTGATTTATGTGGTCAAGATCCTAGAGGAAGAGTATATGATGAAATGTTTATTGATGGAACAGAGCCTACAACCATATGTGAAACTCACGTTGCTGCAAATATAAATAGATTTACTAATAAAGTTGCTGGTCCTCTTACTCCATCAATTTTAACCAAAAGTAATATATTTATAAAAAAGGATCATCCAAATCCTGTTACAGCAGATTATTATATGGTATTACCTTCATCCTATGATGCAGGTGGAACTGAATCACAAACTAATACAGCTACAGATGGCAGCCAAGGAAACGCTCCTCCTGTAACTAATAATATGGCACCTCCACCTATTGGAGACACTGCCCCTATTCAAAATAATGATAATAAAACAAATTCAAATGCTAGTACTAACGATAATAGCAATCATACAAATACTAATTCAAATAATACTAATAGCAATAATACTCATAATCCTAATGGTCCTGGAAGCACTAATTCAAATAAACCAAGTACTATTATGAGGCCGTAAAATCAAATTAAATTAGATAGAAAAAGAGGATAATCCTTCAGTTGATTATCCTCTTTTTTATCTAATTTGTTACTACTTCCTCTTCTGCTCCATCCTTTAATATATTTAATATAGTCCCATTTTCAGCACTAACAAAAATTTTCCAAGAAATATATGAGCCTTTATCATTTTTGCCATCAGTAGTAAAAACATAACAAACCTCATATATTTGATTTTCCTTCTTGTCCATCCTGTTATTTGCATAAACTAACTCAACGTTATTTCGAGCTTCTCCAGAATTATTATATTTTTCAAAAGTTTCTAATGCTATCTTCTTAGCTTTTTCTTCACTGATATTTATTGTTGGCTCTTTACTTTCTTTCTGCATTGTAGAGTTTGAATATCCATCCAAGAAACCGTTTTCTTTATCTATGTTTACTTTTATTTCATCAAAATAAAACGCATATCCATTTTTCTGTTTAGTATACACAAATGAATAATAGGGTAATGTACTTTCATCCATGTTATCATTAATTGATTTTAATATCACTTCTCCATCATAAATTTTTTTTATATAAGAGTCTGCCAAAATTGTTGCATCTTTTAAACTAATCTTAGTTGTATTTACTGGAATTTCTTTTTTAGTAAATCCTATAACATTATTGTTTTTATCTAGATCTATACCGTAATTTTGAGTAACTATGCTTTTACTAACCATTTTTTTATCATTATTTAATACTCTACCTCTTTCATACTTTATAGATTCTAAACTAAACTCATTACTAATTGCATTTATTGAATACAATTTAGATATAAATTCCTTAGATGCTTTAATATCTTTAGAGCCTGGTCCAATAAAATTATATAGTATTATACCAACTATAACGAGAAGACATAATATAATAAGCAAGACTATAATACTAGCTTTTTTTAACTTCATTAATGACCTCCTTCTGGAAATTTAATTTATTTTTCTTTCATATTATATCACATTTTTTTCTTTAAAGCTTAAATTTTCTTATAAACAATAGTGATATTTCAAATATTATTGACATCTTTTATTTACAAGTTTATTATAATACATAAAGGGCATATGCCAATAATTTTCTTACATATGCTATTTTAATTTAATATTGGAGGTTTATTTTATGAAAATTGCATTACCATCACGTAATAATAATATTGATGATCATTTTGGACATTGTGAGTACTTCACTGTTTTAACTATTGATCAACAAAATAAACAAATAACCGCTTCTGAAACTGTTCAATCACCAGCTGGCTGTGGTTGTAAATCAAATATAGCATCAACTCTTGCCGAAATAGGTGTTAAGGTTATGCTTGCTGGTAATATGGGTGAAGGTGCTGTAAGAGTATTAAACAATGCTGGAATTGACGTAGTACGTGGATGCTCTGGAGAGATTAACACAGTTGCCCTAAATTGGCTTAAAGGCTCTCTTGTAGATTCTGGCGATTCATGTGATCATCATGATTGTCATCATGAATAAATAAAAAAAGATTGACTGGAAATATATGAACTTTCCGGTTAATCTTTTTTAAATTTAATTACTATATTTTATTTCCTCTGCACCAGTTTTTGCAAAATCCTGCTTTTTTACTACACATGACTTTATCAGAACCACAACTAGGGCAAACAGCTCTATCTGAATCATAATTTATCTCATAAATTGTTTCACATTCTGCACATTTAAATTTACAAAGCTTTGTAGTATAATGACCACCACTTATTCTTATTGCTTTTCCTTCTGTTAATGCTGTGGCTACTTTTCTTCTTGCGCTATCAATTATATTCTGAAAAGTCTGTCTAGACACCTGCATTTTTTCAGCACATTCTTCTTGATTTAACTCTTCAATATCTTTTAATCTCATTGCTTCAAGTTCTTCTACTTTTAAAAGTATATCTTCTATTTCACATTTTGGTTTTCCACAGGGCACAAAATAATCGTCTTCTGGAAAAAACTCAACTGTTCTAAATTTTGTTGGTCTTGCCATTTTTTATCCTCCTTGGCTTACTATACATTCAAAATGATATATCTCCTAAATCTATCGTCACTATTTATATATTTAATTATACTCGATTTAATAAAATGCTTCAAATTTGCATATACAGCAACCAAACCACAGTATTACTAACAAAATGTAATTCTAAAGCCTCTGCTTATTCTAATTATAAATTTCACCTAAGCTCCATTT
The window above is part of the Clostridium saccharoperbutylacetonicum N1-4(HMT) genome. Proteins encoded here:
- a CDS encoding transglycosylase domain-containing protein, which encodes MAINDKAKKTNSAPRTKKPVKQKKGRKIFKGICFGLLFCFMAIFVVGAGYAFAIIKSTPPLNVNEVLSLNQASSLYDSSGEFMDNLHSDEERYVIDSSKIPANLKNAFVSIEDERFYSHHGIDPQRIAGAAFLDVKRMLTGQKGMQGASTLTQQLLKNTILTNDLSIERKIKEAYLAVSLEDRLTKDQILTAYLNTIPLGGHAYGVEAASLLYFSKSASDLSLIECAYIAGITQAPTSYSAYNANNQKDPTPYINRTITVLSMMHKLQYISDADYEKAVNDVKNGGLVFKSSKKDYRLNYEWFVYPTVAQVKEDLKEKYNYTDDEASKLMVNGGLKIYTTMNRQLQDFTQATLDDYSNLLINNKEAYDKDGVPLLQASATIMDYKTGQIVTMVGGRGKQMPQSLNRAYNDLKPIGSSTKPLTVYGPGIDKKIITAATPIDDAPLPDDFSNKYKTGNEPYNPLNSPNEYAGLMTAREALTHSKNTAAVLMEDKIGLKTGVSYGEKLGLKYNSASKASIASVALGQFNNNPNDRDGGNTSILAAAYGSFGNDGIYTKPVLYTKVVDSNGKVLLDNTTPKQTKVFSPQAAYILYDMLKGPVNEYNATGAKWGDMPVAGKTGTTSNSTDLWFGGLSAYYSGAVWVGYDKPTKLQGSSSGCASIWGKLMAKAHENLEVKDVQEPSGIVNVSVCKDSGLLPSDLCGQDPRGRVYDEMFIDGTEPTTICETHVAANINRFTNKVAGPLTPSILTKSNIFIKKDHPNPVTADYYMVLPSSYDAGGTESQTNTATDGSQGNAPPVTNNMAPPPIGDTAPIQNNDNKTNSNASTNDNSNHTNTNSNNTNSNNTHNPNGPGSTNSNKPSTIMRP
- a CDS encoding PepSY domain-containing protein; its protein translation is MKLKKASIIVLLIILCLLVIVGIILYNFIGPGSKDIKASKEFISKLYSINAISNEFSLESIKYERGRVLNNDKKMVSKSIVTQNYGIDLDKNNNVIGFTKKEIPVNTTKISLKDATILADSYIKKIYDGEVILKSINDNMDESTLPYYSFVYTKQKNGYAFYFDEIKVNIDKENGFLDGYSNSTMQKESKEPTINISEEKAKKIALETFEKYNNSGEARNNVELVYANNRMDKKENQIYEVCYVFTTDGKNDKGSYISWKIFVSAENGTILNILKDGAEEEVVTN
- a CDS encoding NifB/NifX family molybdenum-iron cluster-binding protein, which translates into the protein MKIALPSRNNNIDDHFGHCEYFTVLTIDQQNKQITASETVQSPAGCGCKSNIASTLAEIGVKVMLAGNMGEGAVRVLNNAGIDVVRGCSGEINTVALNWLKGSLVDSGDSCDHHDCHHE
- a CDS encoding DUF134 domain-containing protein — translated: MARPTKFRTVEFFPEDDYFVPCGKPKCEIEDILLKVEELEAMRLKDIEELNQEECAEKMQVSRQTFQNIIDSARRKVATALTEGKAIRISGGHYTTKLCKFKCAECETIYEINYDSDRAVCPSCGSDKVMCSKKAGFCKNWCRGNKI